One genomic region from Cellulomonas fengjieae encodes:
- a CDS encoding glycosyltransferase family 4 protein, with the protein MKVVIDATAVPVDRGGVGRYVDALLPALVGAGVDLVVVCQPRDQELLTALVPAADVVAAPASTGRRPARLVWEQVGLPRLVRRLGADLLLSPHYTMPVRAGVPVVVTLHDATFFSHPELHSRVKRVFFRRAIRYAVRHAAALVVPSQATADEVRRFTGAASAKFHVAYHGVDTTVFHPVDDVERARVRATLGVGELPYVAFLGTLEPRKNVPALVRGWAAAVTGLEPPPALVLAGGPGWDTRVGPAVESVPAGLTVRRTGYLPLEDLPGFLSGAVVVAYPSLGEGFGLPVLEAMACGAAVLTTRELSLPEVGGDAVAYCGTDADSIGAELHALLLDDARRAELATAARARAAGFTWAAAAREHVEAFRAALGRPPGGVPDRPAP; encoded by the coding sequence GTGAAGGTCGTGATCGATGCGACGGCGGTGCCCGTCGACCGGGGCGGGGTCGGACGGTACGTCGACGCGCTGCTGCCGGCGCTGGTCGGGGCCGGGGTGGACCTGGTGGTCGTCTGCCAGCCCCGGGACCAGGAGCTGCTGACCGCGTTGGTGCCGGCCGCCGACGTGGTGGCCGCCCCGGCGTCGACCGGCCGGCGTCCCGCGCGGCTGGTGTGGGAGCAGGTGGGACTGCCGCGGCTCGTCCGGCGGCTGGGTGCGGACCTGCTGCTGAGCCCGCACTACACGATGCCCGTGCGGGCCGGGGTGCCCGTCGTGGTCACGCTGCACGACGCGACGTTCTTCAGCCACCCCGAGCTGCACTCGCGGGTCAAGCGGGTCTTCTTCCGGCGGGCCATCCGCTACGCCGTGCGGCACGCCGCGGCCCTCGTCGTCCCGTCCCAGGCCACGGCGGACGAGGTGCGGCGTTTCACCGGCGCCGCGTCGGCGAAGTTCCACGTGGCCTACCACGGCGTCGACACGACGGTTTTCCACCCGGTCGACGACGTCGAGCGCGCGCGGGTGCGCGCCACCCTGGGCGTCGGCGAGCTGCCGTACGTGGCGTTCCTCGGCACCCTCGAGCCCCGCAAGAACGTCCCCGCCCTCGTGCGCGGCTGGGCGGCAGCGGTGACCGGGCTCGAGCCGCCCCCGGCACTCGTGCTGGCGGGCGGGCCCGGGTGGGACACCCGGGTCGGCCCGGCCGTGGAGTCGGTCCCCGCCGGCCTGACCGTGCGGCGCACGGGCTACCTGCCGCTCGAGGACCTGCCCGGGTTCCTGTCCGGCGCGGTGGTGGTCGCCTACCCGAGCCTCGGGGAGGGCTTCGGTCTCCCCGTGCTCGAGGCGATGGCCTGCGGCGCCGCGGTGCTCACCACCCGCGAGCTGTCGCTGCCCGAGGTGGGCGGGGACGCCGTCGCCTACTGCGGGACCGACGCCGACAGCATCGGCGCCGAGCTGCACGCCCTGCTCCTGGACGACGCCCGGCGTGCGGAGCTCGCCACGGCGGCGCGCGCCCGCGCCGCCGGCTTCACGTGGGCCGCCGCCGCGCGCGAGCACGTCGAGGCGTTCCGCGCGGCCCTGGGTCGCCCGCCCGGCGGCGTGCCGGACCGCCCGGCCCCCTGA